A genomic stretch from Myxococcales bacterium includes:
- a CDS encoding radical SAM protein yields the protein MTAARPPALKTLRRLEKLAAGVSLLARQWPGGRAPLPLAAYFLLTYRCNQACDFCFLRELETGDRTVDLDFALAEKILAQLPRRTVASFSGGEPLCHPRALDIVELAARHHRVSLITNGTLLDDNPIERLVAAAPRRFGGAGLTILGVSLFEPLAAAALAEKTKTLEALRRARERIGRAGPLVDLKIVLRRDVAISPAGYLAFLQRDLADVLTFQLPNDLLYPPYYDRGVRPEEPATRRREPLPAATAAPNRETWLAGLRVLRESPECRSGRVRFYPDIPPAEMARFLTGEPLQNRYRCTFPWTGVMISPRGNAFLCRHPEPESLVAQSFRRAWNGENFRRFRRTVRDEDVGATCPGCCFLRED from the coding sequence ATGACCGCCGCCCGCCCGCCCGCCCTGAAAACGTTGCGCCGCCTGGAAAAACTGGCGGCCGGCGTTTCGCTGTTGGCGCGACAGTGGCCGGGCGGCCGCGCGCCGCTGCCGTTGGCCGCGTATTTCCTGTTGACCTACCGTTGCAACCAAGCCTGCGATTTCTGTTTTCTGCGCGAACTGGAAACCGGCGACCGGACGGTTGATCTCGATTTCGCGCTGGCGGAAAAAATCCTGGCGCAATTGCCCCGCCGGACCGTGGCCTCTTTTTCCGGCGGCGAGCCGTTGTGCCATCCGCGCGCGCTCGACATCGTGGAACTGGCTGCGCGGCACCACCGCGTTTCGCTGATCACCAACGGCACGCTGCTGGACGACAACCCGATCGAACGATTGGTCGCGGCGGCGCCGCGCCGTTTCGGCGGGGCGGGGCTGACCATTCTGGGCGTCTCGCTGTTCGAGCCGCTCGCGGCTGCCGCCCTGGCCGAAAAAACGAAAACCCTGGAAGCGTTGCGCCGGGCGCGGGAAAGGATCGGCCGCGCCGGGCCGCTGGTCGATCTGAAAATCGTGCTGCGGCGGGATGTCGCGATTTCGCCGGCCGGTTACCTGGCCTTTTTGCAGCGCGACCTGGCCGATGTGTTGACGTTCCAGTTGCCGAACGATTTGCTGTATCCGCCTTATTACGACCGAGGCGTCCGTCCCGAAGAGCCGGCGACCCGGCGGCGCGAACCGTTGCCGGCCGCGACCGCGGCGCCGAACCGGGAAACCTGGCTTGCCGGTCTGCGGGTGCTGCGCGAATCGCCGGAATGCCGGTCCGGCCGCGTGCGGTTTTATCCGGATATTCCGCCGGCCGAGATGGCGCGTTTTCTGACCGGCGAACCGCTGCAAAACCGCTACCGTTGCACGTTTCCCTGGACCGGCGTCATGATCTCACCGCGCGGCAACGCCTTCCTGTGCCGCCATCCGGAACCGGAAAGCCTCGTCGCGCAATCCTTCCGCCGGGCGTGGAACGGCGAAAACTTCCGCCGGTTCCGCCGGACCGTGCGCGACGAAGACGTCGGGGCGACCTGCCCGGGATGCTGCTTTTTGCGGGAGGATTGA
- a CDS encoding flavodoxin: MGKIGLFYGSSSGKTRRVAEMISSQFAGEVEIRDIAGAKPEDLLAYDALILGASTEYEGDVQDDWDTFIFKHSPLDFGGRRVALFGLGDQKRYPDEFLDGLMALYRWVKDMNGQVVGDWPAKDFNFIKSQALRDGRLVGLGIDEDNQKNLTGARVAEWVRMLRTQLS, encoded by the coding sequence ATGGGCAAAATCGGCTTGTTTTACGGCAGCAGTTCCGGAAAGACCCGCCGCGTGGCGGAAATGATCTCGTCCCAATTCGCGGGCGAGGTGGAAATTCGCGACATCGCCGGCGCCAAACCCGAAGACCTGCTGGCTTACGACGCGTTGATCCTGGGCGCTTCGACCGAGTACGAAGGCGACGTGCAGGACGACTGGGACACGTTCATTTTCAAGCATTCGCCGCTCGATTTCGGCGGCAGGCGCGTGGCGCTGTTCGGGTTGGGCGATCAGAAGCGCTACCCGGACGAGTTTCTCGACGGCCTGATGGCGCTCTATCGCTGGGTCAAGGACATGAACGGGCAGGTCGTCGGCGACTGGCCGGCCAAGGACTTCAACTTCATCAAGTCGCAGGCGCTGCGCGACGGGCGGTTGGTCGGCCTGGGGATCGACGAGGACAACCAGAAGAACCTGACCGGCGCGCGGGTCGCCGAGTGGGTGCGGATGCTGCGGACGCAATTATCGTAA